The following are from one region of the Thermodesulfovibrionales bacterium genome:
- a CDS encoding NapC/NirT family cytochrome c produces MERDFLHEIRGSVLLLLFLISLTVIVLGYKYYRHTQESPEFCLSCHLMKEAYKTWQRSRHSDIVCQTCHRLSLIEQNRLLVAFVAGKKSVTETHGRQKPWQSCKKCHFPDIEQGAISDSKTFGHARHVFSMKITCNECHLGELHEFKPESKACMKCHRDKLVHGLGMEGLQCLNCHTFSKEPSQKLASEKRCLQCHNVPKTGPMSALRCFDCHKPHGMIKLKGSDCLGRCHSHELEVGQHRLHVEKAKVDCLFCHKAHTWRVGRKLASRICTKCHAYRDPSSFIF; encoded by the coding sequence ATGGAGAGAGATTTTCTGCATGAGATAAGAGGCTCTGTTTTGCTACTTCTCTTTCTTATTTCTCTAACAGTAATAGTCCTCGGGTATAAATATTACAGACATACCCAGGAGTCTCCTGAATTCTGCCTTTCCTGTCATCTAATGAAAGAAGCCTATAAGACATGGCAGAGATCTCGTCACAGTGATATAGTGTGCCAGACCTGCCACAGATTGAGTCTTATTGAGCAGAACAGATTACTTGTAGCATTTGTGGCAGGTAAAAAATCTGTAACTGAGACCCATGGACGGCAAAAACCCTGGCAGTCCTGTAAGAAATGCCATTTCCCTGATATAGAACAGGGTGCTATCAGTGACAGTAAAACATTTGGTCATGCAAGACATGTATTTAGTATGAAGATCACTTGCAACGAATGCCATTTAGGTGAACTTCATGAATTCAAGCCTGAAAGCAAAGCCTGTATGAAATGCCATAGGGACAAGTTAGTTCACGGACTTGGAATGGAGGGTCTTCAGTGTCTTAACTGCCATACATTCAGTAAAGAGCCGTCTCAGAAACTAGCTTCTGAAAAAAGATGTCTGCAATGCCATAATGTTCCTAAGACAGGTCCTATGTCGGCTCTAAGGTGTTTTGACTGTCATAAACCACATGGTATGATCAAGCTTAAAGGAAGTGATTGTCTTGGACGATGCCACAGCCATGAACTTGAGGTCGGTCAGCACAGACTCCATGTAGAAAAGGCCAAGGTTGATTGTTTATTCTGCCATAAGGCGCATACATGGAGGGTAGGTAGAAAGCTGGCATCCAGAATATGCACAAAATGCCATGCCTATAGAGATCCATCAAGTTTTATATTTTAA
- the argC gene encoding N-acetyl-gamma-glutamyl-phosphate reductase — MFSVAICGGSGYTGVELLRLLLQHPDVEIKVLTSEKSAGKKIYEVFPHLKGISDLTLEPLEKESIKDRADIFFLALPHGTSQEVADYLIKNGKKVIDLSADYRLKDPNIYEQWYKTPHRFVDTLSQAVYGLPELYREKIKKASLIANPGCYPTGAILALYPALKAGIIDESTIIIDAKSGVSGAGRKAELNYSFSEVNESFRAYGITNHRHTPEIEQIINEISGRSVRINFTPHLLPLDRGILTTAYVKLKKDISEDDILHLYREAYKMELFIRITDHLPDIKYVRGINFCDIKPVVNKRTGTLIVVSAIDNLVKGAAGQAIQNMNIILGIEETKGLRGISLFP; from the coding sequence ATGTTTTCAGTTGCTATATGCGGAGGAAGTGGTTACACAGGTGTTGAACTTTTAAGACTCCTGCTACAGCATCCAGATGTAGAGATAAAAGTTCTCACATCTGAAAAATCAGCAGGTAAAAAAATTTATGAGGTCTTTCCGCACCTGAAAGGAATTTCTGATCTCACCCTTGAACCACTTGAAAAGGAAAGTATAAAAGACAGGGCTGATATATTTTTTCTTGCTCTTCCTCATGGAACATCTCAGGAAGTAGCAGATTATCTGATCAAAAATGGCAAAAAGGTTATAGATCTCTCAGCAGACTATAGACTGAAAGATCCTAATATTTATGAACAATGGTATAAAACACCCCATAGATTCGTTGATACTCTTTCGCAGGCTGTCTATGGATTACCTGAATTATACAGAGAAAAGATTAAAAAAGCCTCTCTCATAGCAAATCCAGGTTGCTATCCAACAGGTGCAATACTTGCCCTTTATCCAGCATTAAAGGCTGGTATTATTGATGAAAGCACAATCATCATAGACGCCAAATCAGGAGTATCAGGAGCTGGAAGGAAAGCAGAGCTCAATTATTCTTTTTCAGAGGTGAATGAATCATTCAGAGCATACGGTATAACAAATCACAGACATACTCCTGAAATAGAACAGATAATTAACGAGATATCAGGTAGATCTGTAAGAATAAATTTTACACCCCATCTCCTTCCCCTAGACAGGGGGATACTCACAACAGCCTATGTAAAACTTAAAAAAGATATCTCAGAGGATGATATACTTCACCTCTACAGAGAAGCATATAAAATGGAGTTATTTATAAGAATTACTGATCATCTTCCTGACATAAAATATGTAAGGGGTATAAACTTCTGTGATATTAAACCGGTGGTGAATAAAAGAACAGGCACGCTAATAGTGGTGTCAGCAATAGATAACCTTGTGAAGGGCGCAGCCGGTCAGGCAATACAGAACATGAACATTATCCTCGGCATCGAAGAGACAAAAGGACTGAGAGGTATCTCGCTTTTCCCATGA
- the rpsI gene encoding 30S ribosomal protein S9: MKIAYNATGRRKRSIARVWLKPGTGTILVNHQPVDSYFPRETLRMVIRQPLEITGTLNKYDIYALVEGGGLSGQAGALRHGIARALVKLDADLKVRLKKEGLLTRDPREVERKKYGQKKARKRFQFSKR, translated from the coding sequence ATGAAAATTGCCTATAATGCTACTGGAAGAAGAAAAAGATCTATTGCAAGGGTATGGCTTAAACCCGGGACTGGAACTATACTTGTGAATCATCAACCGGTTGACTCCTATTTTCCAAGGGAAACTCTGAGAATGGTCATAAGACAGCCTCTTGAAATAACAGGCACATTGAATAAATATGACATATATGCACTTGTTGAGGGTGGTGGACTTTCAGGACAGGCAGGGGCCTTAAGGCATGGTATTGCAAGAGCACTCGTTAAACTTGATGCTGACCTCAAGGTGAGACTCAAGAAAGAAGGTCTTCTCACCAGAGACCCGAGAGAAGTAGAAAGAAAGAAATACGGTCAGAAAAAGGCAAGAAAGAGATTCCAGTTCTCAAAGAGGTAA
- a CDS encoding ABC transporter permease: protein MFNLKRAISVWQRNFTVYRKLYKSSMVLNFVEPLLYLTAFGIGLSTYLKEINGIPYIKFIAPGIVASSSAFAATYECTYGTYVRMHYQKTFDAILATPVNLNDLIAGEILWGATKSLIYGTIIISVISIAGLVDSWTIILAIPLIFLSGLLFSEISVITSATVPGIDSFNYFYTLFMTPLFLFSGIFFPLEGLPEIIKKISFLNPLYHMVEIMRAFSSGNMSRSLPHISWILIINILLISLPFRLMKRRLIK, encoded by the coding sequence ATGTTCAATCTTAAAAGGGCAATAAGCGTATGGCAGAGGAATTTTACTGTTTATAGAAAACTTTATAAATCAAGCATGGTTCTTAATTTTGTTGAACCACTGCTTTATCTCACAGCCTTTGGTATTGGACTGAGTACATACTTAAAAGAAATAAATGGAATACCATATATAAAATTCATCGCACCTGGCATAGTTGCCTCTTCATCTGCCTTTGCCGCAACCTATGAATGCACCTATGGAACCTATGTGAGGATGCATTACCAGAAAACCTTTGATGCTATACTTGCAACACCTGTAAATCTGAATGACCTCATAGCCGGTGAAATTCTCTGGGGAGCTACTAAGAGTCTGATCTACGGCACAATCATTATATCTGTAATCTCTATAGCAGGTCTCGTTGATTCATGGACAATTATACTGGCTATACCACTTATATTCCTTTCGGGGCTCTTATTCTCTGAGATATCAGTTATTACATCAGCAACTGTTCCGGGCATTGATTCCTTTAATTACTTTTATACCCTTTTTATGACTCCGCTATTTTTGTTTTCAGGGATATTTTTTCCACTAGAGGGGCTTCCAGAAATCATAAAGAAAATTTCCTTCTTAAACCCGCTCTATCACATGGTAGAGATAATGAGGGCTTTTTCGTCAGGAAATATGTCCCGGAGCCTGCCTCATATATCATGGATTCTTATCATAAACATCTTGCTTATCAGTCTACCTTTCAGGCTCATGAAAAGAAGGCTGATAAAATAA
- the truB gene encoding tRNA pseudouridine(55) synthase TruB — translation MLLNLNKPRGITSQDAVTAVKRILRIKKAGHTGTLDPIATGVLVICLEKSTRFAGYYSNLDKEYIITMKLGERTDTFDAEGKVIDRKENFSVSEKIFVDTIKKFEGKQLQKVPYFSAAKREGIPLYRLARKGVEFERPLKEVNIYNIELLEFNLPLIKIRVSCSKGTYVRTLVDDIGLHLGTFAHITDLVRTAVGFFRIEDSFGLEDLKAGRYKLLPPDSGLTEFPDIRLREAQADAIRHGMFIDLPSNIKLIEGNLVRLYDEKGFLGLGKVRAGRIKPERLIS, via the coding sequence ATGCTTTTAAATCTTAATAAACCCAGAGGTATAACCTCTCAGGATGCTGTAACTGCTGTCAAAAGGATCCTCAGGATAAAAAAGGCAGGACATACAGGAACCCTTGATCCTATAGCAACAGGCGTGCTTGTTATATGCCTTGAAAAGTCAACAAGATTTGCTGGTTATTATAGCAATCTTGATAAAGAATATATTATCACGATGAAGCTCGGAGAGAGGACAGATACCTTTGATGCAGAGGGAAAGGTAATAGACAGAAAGGAAAACTTCTCTGTATCAGAAAAAATCTTCGTGGATACCATAAAAAAATTTGAAGGAAAACAGTTACAGAAGGTGCCGTACTTTTCAGCGGCTAAAAGAGAAGGGATTCCTCTTTACAGGCTTGCAAGAAAGGGGGTGGAGTTCGAAAGACCTCTTAAGGAGGTGAATATTTATAATATTGAACTCCTTGAATTCAATCTACCCCTGATAAAAATACGAGTTAGCTGTTCAAAGGGTACATATGTAAGAACACTTGTGGATGATATCGGTCTTCATCTTGGCACCTTTGCCCATATAACAGATTTGGTGAGAACAGCAGTGGGTTTTTTTAGGATTGAGGATTCCTTCGGCCTAGAAGACCTGAAAGCAGGAAGATACAAACTCCTTCCACCAGATTCTGGTTTAACAGAATTTCCTGATATTAGGCTCAGAGAGGCACAGGCAGATGCAATAAGGCACGGAATGTTTATAGACCTCCCATCAAACATTAAATTAATAGAAGGTAATCTTGTCAGACTTTATGATGAAAAAGGATTTCTAGGTCTGGGTAAGGTCAGGGCTGGAAGGATAAAACCTGAAAGGTTGATATCTTGA
- a CDS encoding class I SAM-dependent rRNA methyltransferase, whose translation MEVLYLKKTSRILSGHLWVFKQEIDSSIKNYKPGSIVELRDRKEQFLGIGYINPYSNIAVRVLTRRKEKINSIFFEKRIREAISYRERFLPDTESCRLIYSESDLLSGLIVDKYSDWLVIQSLTAGMDRFLPQIIEILDTLIKPSTIFVKNDAPSRVLEGLELKTEFLKGTGESFPVIREGHILLKIDPVHGQKTGFFLDQRENRLALSDFIKGGKGLDLFCYTGAWGLQLAKNGAHVLFIDDSERALSLAKENAELNGLSERCTFLKADVFDFLSKHSDEKFDFIVLDPPAFVKTKTKIEEALKGYRFINSTCMRLLKKDGILATSSCSHHISRELFFDLLRQAARGAGRTIRLIEFRSQAKDHPVLLHVPETEYLKCAILQVL comes from the coding sequence ATGGAGGTTCTTTATTTAAAAAAAACTTCACGCATTCTTTCAGGCCATCTGTGGGTTTTTAAACAGGAAATAGATAGTTCAATAAAAAATTATAAACCAGGCTCTATTGTTGAGCTCAGGGACAGAAAAGAACAATTCCTGGGTATCGGTTATATCAATCCTTATTCTAATATTGCTGTACGGGTCCTCACAAGAAGAAAAGAAAAAATAAATTCTATTTTTTTTGAAAAAAGGATCAGGGAAGCCATTTCTTACAGAGAAAGATTTTTGCCTGATACAGAGTCATGCAGGCTAATATATAGCGAATCCGATCTCCTTTCAGGTCTTATAGTGGATAAGTACTCTGACTGGCTTGTTATCCAGAGTCTTACAGCAGGTATGGATAGGTTCCTTCCTCAGATAATCGAAATCCTTGATACCTTAATAAAACCTTCTACCATATTTGTTAAAAATGACGCTCCCTCAAGGGTTCTTGAGGGTCTTGAATTAAAAACAGAGTTTCTGAAAGGCACAGGAGAATCCTTTCCGGTGATTAGAGAAGGCCATATACTCTTAAAAATTGACCCTGTTCACGGTCAGAAGACAGGTTTTTTTCTTGACCAGAGAGAGAACAGATTAGCCCTTTCAGATTTTATAAAAGGAGGAAAGGGGCTTGATCTTTTCTGCTACACAGGTGCCTGGGGACTGCAGCTTGCAAAAAATGGAGCACATGTGCTCTTTATTGATGACTCGGAGAGAGCACTCTCACTGGCAAAGGAAAATGCAGAACTGAATGGGCTTTCTGAAAGATGCACTTTTCTAAAAGCTGATGTCTTTGACTTTCTCTCAAAACATTCTGATGAAAAATTTGATTTCATTGTTCTTGATCCGCCTGCCTTTGTTAAGACAAAGACAAAGATAGAAGAGGCCCTGAAGGGCTATAGATTTATCAACAGCACTTGTATGCGACTTCTTAAAAAAGATGGAATACTTGCAACATCCTCATGCTCCCATCATATATCAAGAGAACTCTTTTTTGACTTATTAAGACAAGCAGCAAGGGGTGCTGGAAGGACAATAAGATTGATTGAATTCCGCTCACAGGCAAAGGATCACCCGGTGCTACTCCATGTTCCTGAAACAGAATACCTCAAGTGTGCAATTCTTCAGGTTTTATAA
- a CDS encoding DUF362 domain-containing protein: MAEKVANVYFASARVKKWKYSESLPGKLERLLKEINLNNYFEKGEWVAIKTHFGSDGAHRIVRPVFLRKVVEGLKSIGAKPFITDTVRIKGLDYLEVANQNGINHLSCGAPVVLADGLYGNDNIMVKAGEILGEIAVASVIYDVPAMVVCSHFKGHINAGFGGAIKNLAMGAVSGAHRHCGWKCGRGAMHTIGEGMLIWDKEKCELCLQCEEICPLECIEFKEGEFSYDDERCWRCGRCTRVCPEGALMLPGDDELFMRSLAEAAMAVLSTFKPGKVIYINFLTEIQPECDCMPAAEVPVIQDQGILISDDIVAIEQASLDLITGKAPLPQSLAEDMGIKPGDDILLGLHKKPYILQIEEAERLGLGTRKYNLSTLS; the protein is encoded by the coding sequence ATGGCTGAAAAGGTCGCTAATGTTTATTTTGCTTCTGCAAGGGTTAAGAAATGGAAATATTCAGAAAGCCTTCCCGGTAAACTTGAAAGACTTCTTAAAGAGATAAATCTCAATAATTACTTTGAAAAGGGTGAATGGGTTGCCATAAAAACCCATTTTGGTTCTGACGGAGCTCACAGAATAGTAAGACCTGTTTTTCTGAGAAAGGTAGTAGAGGGCCTGAAGAGTATCGGTGCAAAGCCTTTTATAACTGACACTGTGAGGATAAAGGGTCTTGATTATCTTGAGGTGGCAAACCAGAATGGAATAAATCATCTTTCCTGCGGTGCACCTGTGGTGCTTGCTGACGGACTTTACGGAAATGACAATATTATGGTTAAGGCTGGTGAGATACTTGGAGAGATTGCTGTTGCCTCTGTAATTTATGACGTTCCTGCCATGGTGGTTTGCAGCCATTTTAAGGGTCATATAAATGCAGGTTTCGGAGGTGCTATTAAAAACCTCGCTATGGGTGCTGTGAGTGGTGCTCACAGACACTGCGGCTGGAAATGCGGAAGGGGTGCAATGCATACCATAGGAGAGGGGATGCTTATATGGGATAAAGAGAAATGCGAGCTCTGTCTTCAGTGCGAGGAGATATGTCCTCTTGAGTGTATTGAATTTAAAGAGGGTGAATTCTCCTATGATGATGAAAGGTGCTGGAGATGTGGCAGGTGTACAAGGGTATGTCCTGAGGGAGCACTTATGCTTCCAGGAGATGATGAGCTTTTTATGAGGTCTCTTGCAGAGGCTGCCATGGCAGTTCTCAGCACCTTCAAGCCCGGAAAGGTTATTTATATTAATTTTCTTACAGAGATTCAGCCTGAGTGTGACTGCATGCCGGCTGCTGAGGTGCCAGTAATTCAGGATCAGGGTATCCTTATTTCCGATGATATAGTCGCAATTGAGCAGGCAAGCCTTGACCTTATCACCGGAAAAGCCCCTTTACCGCAGTCACTTGCAGAGGACATGGGTATAAAGCCTGGTGATGATATACTCCTTGGTCTTCATAAAAAACCTTATATCCTTCAGATAGAGGAAGCTGAGAGACTGGGTCTGGGAACAAGAAAGTATAATTTATCAACCTTATCATAA
- the rplM gene encoding 50S ribosomal protein L13 yields MKTAFIKESEVERKWYLVDADGATLGRLASRIAHYLRGKHKPTFTPNADTGDFIIVINAEKVRLTGKKLTEKIYYWHSGYRGGLKAATPKEILEKNPERLIKDAVWGMLPKGRLGRQMFKKLKVYKGPEHPHSAQKPEKLDIR; encoded by the coding sequence ATGAAGACTGCCTTTATTAAAGAATCAGAAGTAGAAAGAAAATGGTATCTTGTTGATGCTGATGGAGCAACCCTTGGAAGGCTTGCATCCCGCATAGCCCACTATCTGAGGGGCAAGCATAAACCCACCTTCACTCCTAATGCAGATACAGGAGATTTTATAATAGTTATCAACGCTGAAAAGGTAAGACTAACAGGGAAAAAACTCACTGAAAAAATTTATTACTGGCACTCGGGTTACAGAGGCGGTCTGAAGGCAGCCACTCCAAAGGAGATACTTGAAAAGAACCCGGAAAGATTGATAAAAGATGCCGTATGGGGAATGCTACCCAAGGGAAGACTCGGAAGACAGATGTTTAAAAAACTCAAAGTTTATAAAGGTCCTGAGCATCCCCATTCTGCTCAGAAACCTGAAAAACTGGATATCAGGTAA
- a CDS encoding PaaI family thioesterase, with translation MKIPELRDDGYCFACGDLNPRGLHLNFIKKDEKVSAVFTPLKIYQGYTDIVHGGIISTLLDEAMVKACILNGINAITAEITVRFRKPLFMGNTCIVEAWIVSRNPKLIETESVIKDREGNIIAQGKAKLIPG, from the coding sequence TTGAAGATCCCAGAGCTCAGAGATGATGGCTACTGCTTTGCATGCGGAGACCTGAACCCTCGGGGATTACACCTTAACTTTATAAAAAAAGATGAAAAGGTCTCTGCTGTATTCACACCTTTAAAGATATACCAGGGATATACCGATATAGTTCATGGTGGTATTATAAGCACTTTACTTGATGAGGCAATGGTGAAGGCATGCATCCTTAACGGGATTAATGCAATTACGGCCGAAATTACGGTACGATTCAGAAAACCCCTCTTTATGGGTAATACCTGTATTGTTGAGGCATGGATTGTATCCAGAAATCCAAAATTAATCGAGACCGAATCAGTAATTAAGGACAGAGAAGGAAATATTATAGCTCAGGGCAAGGCAAAACTCATACCTGGCTGA
- the argJ gene encoding bifunctional glutamate N-acetyltransferase/amino-acid acetyltransferase ArgJ encodes MSIKIPRGFKFAVTEAAIKRPGRKDLALIYSDVEATAFAVFTKNLIKAAPVKIAMKKIPSQKARIIIANSGNANACTGKKGLEDTQEIIRLISKGLGVDERYIYPASTGVIGIPLPMERIKSAIPGLIAGLGRSTFEDVARAIMTTDTFPKYISTELKIGTETGTISAIAKGAGMINPSMATMLCFIITDLSVERISLAKALKEAVDLTFNRITIDGATSTNDMVMIMANSLAGNDTITLKSRFYKDFKNSLISVTEELARMIVKDGEGATKSIKVIVKGATSKKDAELAARAVANSLLVKTALYGNDANWGRIMASLGASGAKVLEERIDIYFNHLQIVKRGLSAGNDSTANELLKTSKELNIIIDLGVGQEDFTVLTCDLSEDYVRINATYRT; translated from the coding sequence ATGAGTATAAAGATACCAAGAGGTTTTAAATTTGCGGTAACAGAGGCTGCTATAAAAAGGCCTGGCAGGAAAGATCTCGCCCTTATCTACTCAGATGTGGAGGCTACTGCTTTTGCAGTTTTCACAAAGAATCTAATCAAGGCAGCTCCTGTTAAGATCGCAATGAAAAAAATTCCCTCCCAGAAAGCAAGAATTATTATTGCAAACAGTGGTAATGCAAATGCCTGTACAGGAAAAAAAGGTCTGGAAGATACCCAGGAGATTATAAGGCTGATATCAAAGGGGCTCGGAGTGGATGAACGATATATCTATCCTGCTTCAACTGGCGTTATAGGAATCCCGCTACCCATGGAGAGAATAAAATCTGCTATTCCGGGTCTGATAGCCGGTCTCGGCAGGTCAACCTTTGAGGATGTTGCGAGAGCCATAATGACAACTGATACCTTTCCAAAATACATATCCACTGAACTTAAGATCGGTACCGAGACAGGAACAATCTCAGCTATTGCTAAAGGTGCTGGCATGATAAACCCCTCAATGGCCACCATGCTATGTTTTATTATCACTGATCTATCTGTTGAAAGAATCAGCCTGGCAAAGGCTTTAAAGGAAGCAGTTGACCTTACCTTTAACAGGATTACCATTGATGGCGCAACCTCAACAAATGATATGGTTATGATCATGGCAAACTCCCTTGCAGGAAATGATACAATAACATTAAAATCCAGATTTTACAAAGATTTCAAAAACTCCCTTATTTCTGTCACAGAAGAGCTTGCAAGGATGATTGTTAAAGACGGTGAAGGTGCAACGAAGAGTATAAAGGTTATTGTAAAGGGAGCGACTAGCAAAAAAGATGCAGAACTTGCAGCAAGGGCAGTAGCCAATTCCCTGCTTGTAAAAACAGCTCTCTATGGAAATGATGCAAACTGGGGAAGGATAATGGCAAGTTTGGGTGCATCAGGAGCAAAGGTCCTGGAAGAACGTATTGATATATATTTTAATCATCTTCAGATTGTAAAAAGGGGTCTGAGTGCAGGGAATGATTCTACCGCAAATGAACTACTTAAGACTTCAAAAGAGCTTAATATAATTATAGATCTCGGCGTCGGTCAGGAGGACTTCACGGTGCTGACCTGCGACCTTTCTGAAGATTATGTAAGAATAAACGCCACATACAGGACATAG
- a CDS encoding DUF401 family protein: protein MLDLIRILLVLFLIILFLRKKWHIGVVMSLGAFLLALFYLMPPKKIITESFKTLTSPVSLKLLLALSFIRSFEMILREKGLLQKITEATGSILKKRKLVIISMPLLIGMLPSLGGAYFSAPMVEESSRDLNLTSEHKAYINYWFRHPWELILPLYPGIVLASAVTNIPLRSFIAANMLVAITMVIAGFFIGLKDIRGSIQSKIKKPKLSDVLLPLMPVIAVIGGVSLFGIELHQVLIGILILLIIFYKESFKGIFSLLKYGFSKDVFLLIAGVMLLKGMMEASGAVEGLDRYFVETGVPVLLIAFILPFIAGLLTGLVVGFIGSTFPLLIAMAGKDLSILAFAFVSGYAGVLLSPVHLCLVLTREYFKADMAGVYKRLLPGIMLMLLSSIAVYYAFKS from the coding sequence ATGCTTGACCTTATCAGGATTTTACTCGTCTTATTCTTGATTATTCTTTTTCTAAGAAAGAAGTGGCACATCGGTGTGGTGATGTCACTTGGCGCCTTTCTGCTAGCCCTTTTTTATCTTATGCCACCTAAAAAAATAATCACAGAATCCTTTAAAACACTCACATCTCCTGTTAGTCTTAAATTGCTTCTTGCCCTTTCATTTATCAGATCCTTTGAGATGATATTAAGAGAAAAGGGATTGCTCCAGAAGATTACAGAGGCAACAGGTTCAATATTAAAAAAGAGAAAACTTGTCATTATATCCATGCCGCTACTTATAGGTATGCTTCCCTCCCTTGGTGGAGCCTATTTTTCAGCTCCAATGGTTGAGGAATCCTCAAGGGACCTTAATCTAACCAGTGAACATAAGGCATACATCAATTACTGGTTCAGACATCCCTGGGAGCTCATACTTCCTCTATATCCAGGAATTGTTCTGGCTTCTGCAGTAACAAATATTCCTTTGAGAAGCTTTATTGCGGCCAACATGCTCGTTGCTATTACAATGGTCATTGCTGGCTTTTTTATAGGACTCAAAGATATCAGAGGAAGCATCCAGTCTAAAATCAAGAAGCCCAAATTAAGTGATGTTCTTTTACCCCTTATGCCTGTTATTGCTGTAATAGGAGGGGTCTCCCTTTTTGGAATAGAACTTCACCAGGTGCTGATAGGAATTCTCATTCTGCTTATAATCTTCTATAAAGAGTCATTCAAAGGTATTTTTAGCTTACTTAAATATGGCTTTTCAAAGGATGTTTTTTTACTAATAGCTGGAGTTATGCTTCTAAAAGGCATGATGGAGGCATCAGGTGCAGTTGAAGGACTGGATAGATATTTTGTGGAAACCGGGGTGCCGGTTTTACTTATTGCCTTTATCCTGCCATTTATCGCAGGACTTCTTACAGGTCTTGTAGTTGGTTTTATAGGAAGCACATTTCCGCTCTTAATTGCAATGGCAGGTAAGGACCTCTCTATTTTAGCCTTTGCCTTTGTGTCCGGTTATGCAGGGGTATTGCTCTCACCAGTACATCTCTGTCTTGTTCTTACCAGGGAATATTTTAAAGCTGATATGGCAGGAGTTTATAAAAGACTGCTTCCAGGTATAATGCTCATGCTTCTGAGCTCAATAGCGGTATATTATGCTTTTAAATCTTAA
- a CDS encoding bacteriophage holin, with translation MKLRPLYIGMSIGIVWGLSLFITTWLSYYTGYGKLFLEVLAGSIYPGYRISPLGSFLGLIYGFVDGLVSGFLIGIIYNKLSGEKNG, from the coding sequence ATGAAACTTAGACCTCTTTATATTGGAATGAGTATAGGTATTGTATGGGGATTATCTCTATTCATTACTACCTGGCTTTCCTATTACACCGGATATGGAAAGCTTTTTCTTGAAGTGCTTGCAGGTTCTATATATCCTGGTTACAGAATAAGTCCTCTTGGAAGTTTTCTCGGGCTTATCTATGGTTTCGTTGATGGTCTTGTTAGCGGTTTCTTAATCGGGATTATTTACAATAAACTTTCGGGGGAAAAAAATGGCTGA
- a CDS encoding ABC transporter ATP-binding protein, with amino-acid sequence MEIVRAEALVKEYDSFRAVDGINFEINGMECFGFLGPNGAGKTTVMKMIHCFMPPTEGILTVFGLDVIRYPSEIKSRLGVMPQENNLDPDLSVIENLIVYARYFGIKKKDALKRAERLLDFVGLHDRLNTNVEELSGGMKRRLVLARALLNEPDLLILDEPTTGLDPLSRRQVWQMIKTEQKKGRTLILTTHYMEEAQLLCNRVAIMDSGRIVAMGSPENLMKEYSGTLEDVYLKLTGKRLIEDTGEAVALDESR; translated from the coding sequence ATGGAAATAGTGAGGGCAGAGGCTCTTGTTAAAGAATACGATTCATTCAGAGCTGTTGACGGGATTAATTTTGAAATAAACGGGATGGAGTGTTTTGGTTTCCTCGGTCCAAATGGAGCCGGTAAGACAACAGTGATGAAGATGATACATTGCTTTATGCCCCCAACAGAGGGAATACTTACGGTTTTTGGTCTTGATGTAATAAGATATCCATCTGAGATAAAGTCGAGGCTTGGTGTTATGCCACAGGAAAATAACCTTGATCCGGATCTTTCTGTAATAGAAAATCTCATAGTTTATGCAAGATATTTTGGTATAAAAAAGAAGGATGCACTTAAAAGGGCTGAAAGACTGCTTGATTTTGTTGGTCTTCATGACAGGCTCAATACAAATGTGGAAGAACTTTCTGGAGGGATGAAAAGACGACTTGTCCTTGCAAGGGCCTTACTGAATGAACCTGATTTATTAATACTTGATGAGCCAACAACAGGTCTTGATCCTTTAAGCAGAAGACAGGTCTGGCAGATGATAAAAACAGAGCAGAAAAAGGGAAGGACCCTGATACTGACAACCCATTATATGGAGGAGGCTCAGCTTCTCTGTAACAGGGTAGCCATTATGGATTCAGGAAGAATAGTGGCAATGGGTTCCCCGGAAAACCTTATGAAAGAATACAGTGGTACCCTTGAAGATGTTTATCTGAAACTAACGGGTAAGAGACTAATAGAGGATACAGGTGAGGCAGTAGCTCTAGATGAAAGCAGGTGA